In Bacteroidales bacterium, a single window of DNA contains:
- the purB gene encoding adenylosuccinate lyase, translating to MELNQLSAISPVDGRYRNLTSELSPYFSEYALIRKRVFVEIEYFIALCKLPLPQLKDFDKSLFSKLTDISENFSIDDALRIKKIEETTNHDVKAVEIFLKEKFEALEISKYKEFIHFGLTSQDINNTAIPLLIKESADKIYFPLLNELIGKLISFSEEWKNIPMLARTHGQPASPTKLGKEIFVFVERLKQQQKLINTIPYSAKFGGATGNFNAHHVAYPQIDWVKFSNNFVNDTLGLVRSQTTTQIEHYDNLAAFCDNLKRINTILIDLNRDFWIYISMNYFKQKIKKDEVGSSTMPHKVNPIDFENSEGNLGLANAIFEHFSSKLPISRLQRDLTDSTVLRNIGVPIAYSVISMKSLLKGLNKLLLNENAIKHDLQDNWNVVAEAIQTILRREGYKNPYEALKVLTRSNESMTKESIHKFINNLDVESSVKEELKKITPENYTGIF from the coding sequence ATGGAACTCAACCAACTATCAGCAATTTCTCCTGTTGACGGAAGATACAGAAATCTAACATCTGAACTTTCGCCTTATTTTTCTGAATACGCTCTTATCAGGAAAAGAGTATTTGTAGAAATTGAATATTTTATTGCTTTATGTAAATTGCCATTACCGCAACTTAAAGATTTCGATAAAAGTTTATTTTCAAAATTAACCGACATATCAGAAAATTTCAGCATTGATGATGCTTTAAGAATCAAGAAAATTGAAGAAACTACAAATCATGATGTAAAAGCAGTTGAAATTTTTCTTAAAGAAAAATTTGAAGCATTAGAAATATCAAAATATAAAGAATTTATTCATTTCGGACTTACATCGCAGGATATAAATAATACAGCTATTCCGCTTTTAATAAAAGAATCTGCTGATAAAATTTATTTCCCGTTGCTTAATGAACTCATTGGAAAATTAATTTCCTTTTCTGAAGAATGGAAAAATATTCCAATGCTTGCAAGAACACACGGGCAACCGGCTTCACCTACAAAACTCGGAAAAGAAATTTTTGTTTTCGTTGAAAGATTAAAACAGCAACAAAAACTTATTAATACAATTCCTTATTCCGCGAAATTCGGCGGTGCCACAGGAAATTTCAATGCCCACCATGTTGCATACCCGCAAATTGATTGGGTTAAGTTTTCAAATAATTTTGTTAATGATACTCTCGGTTTGGTGCGTTCACAAACAACAACACAAATTGAACATTACGATAATCTTGCTGCTTTCTGCGATAATCTTAAAAGAATAAATACAATATTAATTGACCTCAACCGCGACTTCTGGATTTATATTTCAATGAATTATTTTAAACAAAAAATAAAAAAAGATGAAGTCGGTTCATCAACAATGCCGCATAAAGTAAACCCCATTGACTTCGAAAATTCCGAAGGCAACCTCGGACTTGCAAATGCTATATTCGAACACTTCTCCTCAAAACTTCCAATTTCACGCCTGCAACGTGACCTTACCGATTCAACTGTTTTGCGAAATATCGGCGTTCCTATTGCGTATTCAGTTATTTCAATGAAATCTCTTTTAAAAGGATTGAATAAACTTTTATTAAATGAAAATGCCATAAAGCACGATTTACAGGATAACTGGAATGTAGTTGCCGAAGCAATTCAAACAATACTCCGTCGCGAAGGTTATAAAAATCCTTATGAAGCACTGAAAGTACTGACACGCTCAAATGAAAGCATGACAAAAGAATCTATTCATAAATTCATAAATAATCTTGATGTTGAAAGTTCGGTGAAAGAAGAATTAAAAAAAATTACTCCCGAAAATTATACGGGGATATTTTAA
- a CDS encoding DUF5606 domain-containing protein: MNLKDIYAISGLSGLFKFVAQTKTGAILESLNDKKRIPTYASQKLVALKDIGVYTNDTELPLLQVFKRIFEKEKGNVPVDAKSDDKKLKEYFETIVPEYDKEKVYTSDIKKMISWYNNLQTLGMIDDKIEEETKEESTEEITKAAKEEQKVESAKEIINKQPEQKAEEKSEAAPIKKGEKKKVEAKKQPAEEKPKKKTTKDKTSTEKTPKKIKEKEKSK, encoded by the coding sequence ATGAACCTAAAAGACATTTACGCAATTTCAGGATTATCGGGACTTTTTAAATTTGTTGCTCAAACAAAAACAGGAGCAATTCTTGAATCATTAAATGATAAAAAAAGAATCCCGACTTATGCTTCGCAAAAATTAGTTGCATTGAAAGACATCGGAGTATATACCAACGACACGGAACTGCCGCTGCTCCAGGTTTTCAAAAGAATTTTTGAAAAAGAAAAAGGAAATGTTCCTGTTGATGCCAAAAGTGATGATAAAAAATTAAAAGAATATTTCGAAACCATAGTTCCCGAATATGACAAAGAAAAAGTTTATACTTCCGATATCAAAAAAATGATTTCATGGTATAATAATTTGCAAACACTCGGTATGATTGATGATAAAATTGAGGAAGAAACAAAAGAAGAATCAACTGAAGAAATAACTAAAGCAGCAAAAGAGGAACAAAAAGTAGAATCTGCAAAAGAAATAATAAATAAACAACCCGAACAAAAGGCGGAAGAAAAATCAGAAGCAGCCCCAATAAAAAAAGGAGAAAAGAAAAAAGTTGAAGCGAAAAAGCAACCCGCTGAGGAAAAGCCTAAAAAGAAAACAACAAAAGATAAAACTTCAACAGAAAAGACCCCCAAGAAAATTAAGGAAAAAGAAAAAAGCAAATAA